In Brevibacterium zhoupengii, the following are encoded in one genomic region:
- a CDS encoding SDR family NAD(P)-dependent oxidoreductase, with protein sequence MSNFDGEVFLITGGAGGIGKATATALARAGGRVVIADNDPEGGHRAVKDVEQATGGSLRFELLDVTDPEAVASCAQQLEDDDWPVHGLMANAGIAPSSAAVDYPDSLWLKTVDINLNGVFWCCREFGKRMIERGTGSIVVTSSIAGFKVVSPETHVAYGTTKAAVAHMAELLGVEWASSGVRVNAIAPGYTATPILDNLEAESPETYNEWISRTPLGRLNDPAEIANAAVFLLSNQSSGTTGTVLHVDGGYSAR encoded by the coding sequence ATGAGCAATTTCGACGGAGAGGTCTTTCTCATCACCGGGGGTGCCGGTGGAATTGGGAAAGCAACCGCCACGGCGCTGGCGCGAGCCGGGGGCCGTGTTGTCATTGCCGACAATGATCCAGAAGGTGGTCACCGCGCGGTGAAAGATGTCGAGCAGGCAACCGGAGGCTCGCTGCGTTTTGAGCTGTTAGATGTCACCGATCCTGAAGCAGTGGCCTCCTGCGCGCAACAATTGGAAGATGACGATTGGCCTGTCCACGGTCTAATGGCCAACGCTGGCATTGCACCCAGCTCCGCTGCGGTCGACTATCCCGATAGCTTGTGGCTGAAGACTGTCGACATCAATCTAAACGGTGTCTTCTGGTGCTGCCGGGAGTTTGGTAAGCGCATGATAGAAAGGGGTACGGGCTCGATCGTAGTTACTTCGTCGATCGCTGGCTTCAAAGTGGTGTCACCAGAAACTCACGTTGCTTATGGGACGACTAAAGCGGCCGTAGCTCACATGGCTGAGTTGCTTGGTGTGGAATGGGCAAGTTCCGGTGTCCGAGTGAACGCAATTGCTCCGGGATATACGGCTACGCCGATCTTAGACAATCTCGAAGCTGAATCTCCTGAAACGTACAACGAGTGGATTTCCCGGACACCTTTGGGCCGGCTAAACGATCCGGCGGAGATCGCTAATGCAGCGGTCTTCCTGTTGTCGAATCAGTCCAGTGGCACGACGGGAACAGTGCTGCACGTAGACGGGGGATATAGCGCTCGGTAG
- the crcB gene encoding fluoride efflux transporter CrcB codes for MTPLIFIALALAGGIGAVARMLLDGIIRSRVNSAIPWGTITINVSGSLALGLLTGLAGAAIVPEAWQLVIGTGFLGGYTTFSTASLETVRLIQERRWALSLFNGIGTLVVATAAAGLGLWIGGLG; via the coding sequence ATGACGCCGCTGATCTTCATCGCCCTCGCCCTGGCCGGGGGCATCGGTGCCGTAGCGAGAATGCTGCTCGACGGGATCATCAGATCCCGTGTGAACAGCGCCATCCCGTGGGGCACGATCACGATCAACGTCTCAGGCTCGCTGGCCTTGGGGCTGCTGACCGGTCTGGCTGGCGCGGCAATCGTGCCCGAGGCCTGGCAGCTGGTCATCGGCACAGGATTCCTCGGCGGCTACACAACCTTCTCCACAGCGAGCCTCGAGACCGTCCGACTCATCCAGGAACGCCGATGGGCCCTAAGCCTATTCAACGGCATCGGCACGCTGGTGGTGGCGACTGCAGCGGCAGGGTTGGGGCTATGGATCGGCGGGCTGGGCTGA
- a CDS encoding TetR/AcrR family transcriptional regulator yields the protein MNRTRLCRKDVVQAAIAYIDEYGVQSLTMRRLGTTLDVEAMALYRHVSSREELVSAAVRELIDSLFDDELMQTQPKSWESYFHHVANAMRNLALTHPRMFPLLISQPPEAPWLRPPLRSIRWVDHFLSSLLGYGFSETHAVNAYKAFTSFLLGDLLLQVTAMGIDIVPIAGDGDEPEEEPAEYATVRRLEDKLAEDHSSREFNDGLDDLIERIRTASEL from the coding sequence ATGAATCGCACACGCCTGTGCCGTAAGGACGTCGTTCAGGCCGCGATCGCATACATCGACGAATACGGAGTCCAGTCCTTGACCATGCGACGACTGGGAACAACCCTCGATGTCGAGGCCATGGCCCTGTACCGGCATGTCTCCAGCCGCGAAGAGCTCGTCTCCGCGGCCGTGCGCGAACTCATCGACAGCCTGTTCGACGACGAACTCATGCAGACCCAGCCCAAGAGCTGGGAGTCCTACTTCCATCACGTCGCGAACGCCATGCGGAACCTGGCGCTGACTCATCCGAGAATGTTTCCGCTGCTGATCTCACAGCCTCCAGAGGCACCATGGCTGCGGCCACCCCTGCGCAGCATTCGCTGGGTGGACCATTTCCTCTCATCATTGCTGGGCTACGGATTCTCCGAGACCCATGCGGTCAACGCCTATAAGGCCTTCACCAGCTTCCTCCTCGGCGACCTCCTCCTCCAGGTGACCGCCATGGGCATCGACATCGTGCCGATAGCCGGTGACGGTGACGAACCTGAAGAGGAGCCCGCCGAGTATGCAACGGTCAGGCGCCTGGAGGACAAACTGGCCGAAGACCACTCATCCAGAGAGTTCAATGACGGATTGGATGACCTCATCGAGCGCATCCGCACCGCCTCTGAACTCTGA
- a CDS encoding adenylosuccinate synthase produces MPAIVVVGAQWGDEGKGKTTDILGTSVDYVVKPNGGNNAGHTVVVGGEKYELKLLPAGILSPNVTPVIGNGVVVNLEALFEEIEALESRGADTSKLRISANAHLVAPYHQTLDKVTERFLGKRAIGTTGRGIGPAYMDKIGRLGIRVQDIFDESILRQKIEGSLRQKNELLVKVYNRRAVDVEEIVDYFLPFVERLRPYVAETEQLLNDALDRDEVIVMEGGQATMLDVDHGTYPFVTSSNPTAGGSCVGSGIGPTRINRVVGIVKAYTTRVGAGPFPTELFDDMGEYLQKAGGEFGVNTGRPRRCGWYDAVIARYAARVNGFTDYVLTKLDVLTGIESIPVCVAYEVDGVRHDEMPMSQTDFHHAKPIFEYFDGWTEDITEARTFEDLPDNAQKYVLALEERSGCRMSVIGVGPDREQSIVRHDLLD; encoded by the coding sequence ATGCCAGCAATCGTTGTCGTCGGCGCTCAATGGGGCGACGAAGGTAAAGGTAAAACGACCGATATCCTCGGCACCAGCGTCGACTACGTGGTCAAGCCCAATGGTGGGAACAACGCGGGCCACACGGTTGTCGTCGGCGGTGAGAAGTACGAACTCAAGCTCCTGCCGGCAGGCATCCTCTCCCCGAATGTCACCCCGGTCATCGGCAACGGCGTCGTCGTCAACCTCGAAGCCCTGTTCGAAGAGATCGAGGCTCTGGAATCCCGCGGTGCAGACACCTCGAAACTGCGGATCTCGGCCAATGCCCACCTCGTCGCGCCCTACCACCAGACCCTGGACAAGGTGACCGAACGGTTCCTGGGCAAGCGCGCTATCGGCACCACCGGACGCGGCATCGGACCGGCCTACATGGACAAGATCGGACGCCTTGGCATCCGCGTCCAGGACATCTTCGACGAGTCGATCCTGCGCCAGAAGATCGAAGGATCGCTGCGCCAGAAGAACGAACTCCTCGTCAAGGTCTACAACCGCCGGGCCGTCGACGTCGAAGAGATCGTCGACTACTTCCTGCCCTTCGTCGAACGCCTGCGCCCCTACGTCGCCGAGACCGAGCAGCTGCTCAACGACGCGCTCGACCGTGACGAGGTCATCGTCATGGAAGGCGGCCAGGCCACGATGCTCGACGTCGACCACGGCACCTACCCGTTCGTGACCTCCTCGAACCCGACCGCCGGAGGATCCTGCGTCGGCTCAGGCATCGGACCCACCCGCATCAACCGCGTCGTCGGCATCGTCAAGGCCTACACCACACGTGTGGGTGCCGGACCGTTCCCCACCGAGCTCTTCGACGACATGGGGGAGTACCTGCAGAAGGCCGGCGGTGAGTTCGGCGTCAACACCGGACGCCCGCGCCGCTGCGGTTGGTACGACGCCGTCATCGCCCGCTACGCAGCACGCGTCAACGGCTTCACCGACTACGTGCTGACGAAGCTCGACGTGCTCACCGGCATCGAGTCCATCCCCGTCTGCGTGGCCTACGAAGTCGACGGCGTCCGCCACGACGAGATGCCGATGTCGCAGACCGACTTCCACCACGCCAAGCCGATCTTCGAGTACTTCGACGGTTGGACCGAGGACATCACCGAGGCTCGCACGTTCGAGGATCTGCCGGACAACGCGCAGAAGTACGTGCTCGCACTCGAAGAGCGTTCGGGCTGCCGGATGTCGGTCATCGGCGTCGGTCCTGACCGTGAGCAGTCGATCGTGCGGCACGACCTGCTGGACTGA
- a CDS encoding NADH:flavin oxidoreductase/NADH oxidase, with protein sequence MSHLLFEPLTLRGLTFRNRAWVPPMCQYSAENLDGVATPWHSVHYGSLASGGAGAIIVEATGVTPEARISPQDLGLWNDEQRDALAPIADFMHSQGAAAGIQLAHAGRKASTYPDLGNGNEGSLPEDEGGWETLAPSAVPFPGLDTPRELTEAEIGETVAAFAASARRSMEAGFDFVEIHGAHGYLLHEFLSPLSNTRTDSYGGTPENRARFLLEVVDATRAEVGEEVPVLVRLSATDWTDGGLSLDDTAQLSGWLKEHGVDLVDVSTGGNVMAKIPVGPGYQTSFAEGIRKQADIPTAAVGLITEPFQAEHILATGQADVVLLGRESLRDPNFPIRAAAALRHEIDYKPTQYLRAYK encoded by the coding sequence ATGTCTCATCTGCTGTTCGAACCACTCACCCTGCGCGGCCTGACTTTCCGTAACCGTGCCTGGGTGCCGCCGATGTGCCAGTACTCCGCAGAGAACCTCGACGGCGTCGCCACACCATGGCACTCCGTCCATTACGGATCCCTGGCCAGCGGCGGCGCAGGCGCCATCATCGTCGAAGCCACCGGTGTCACTCCAGAGGCACGGATCTCTCCGCAGGACCTGGGGTTGTGGAATGACGAACAGCGTGATGCTCTGGCCCCGATCGCTGACTTCATGCACTCGCAGGGAGCCGCGGCAGGCATCCAGCTCGCCCATGCCGGACGTAAGGCTTCGACCTACCCCGACCTGGGAAACGGAAATGAAGGCAGCCTCCCCGAAGACGAAGGCGGCTGGGAGACCCTCGCGCCCTCTGCGGTGCCCTTCCCTGGACTGGATACGCCACGAGAGCTCACCGAGGCAGAGATCGGCGAGACTGTCGCTGCCTTTGCGGCCTCTGCGCGCAGGTCGATGGAAGCCGGGTTCGACTTCGTGGAGATCCACGGCGCGCATGGCTACCTGCTCCACGAGTTCCTCTCCCCACTGTCCAACACCCGCACCGACTCCTACGGTGGAACCCCGGAGAACCGTGCCCGTTTCCTCCTCGAGGTCGTCGATGCCACCCGCGCCGAGGTGGGCGAAGAGGTTCCCGTGCTCGTGCGCCTCTCCGCGACGGACTGGACCGACGGTGGGCTGAGCCTCGATGACACTGCACAGCTCTCCGGTTGGCTGAAGGAGCACGGCGTCGACCTCGTCGATGTCTCTACCGGCGGCAATGTCATGGCCAAGATCCCAGTTGGCCCCGGCTACCAGACGAGCTTCGCCGAGGGGATCCGCAAGCAGGCTGACATCCCCACAGCCGCAGTCGGGCTCATCACCGAGCCATTCCAGGCCGAGCATATCCTCGCAACAGGGCAAGCGGATGTGGTTCTCCTGGGTCGCGAATCGTTGCGCGACCCCAACTTCCCGATTCGCGCTGCCGCCGCGCTGCGTCACGAGATCGACTACAAGCCGACGCAGTACCTGCGGGCATACAAGTAA
- a CDS encoding nuclear transport factor 2 family protein codes for MSDLQIPEPIASFIDTVNAHDDQGFLDAFAVDSTVDDWGREFTGRDAIKAWSDKEFIGATGVLSPEEVSIDGSEVTVIGDWRSTHANGRSSFTFSVDGDKLNRMTIREG; via the coding sequence ATGTCAGATCTGCAGATTCCCGAACCCATCGCCAGCTTCATCGACACCGTCAACGCTCACGACGATCAGGGCTTCCTCGACGCCTTCGCAGTCGACAGCACCGTCGACGACTGGGGCCGTGAATTCACCGGCCGCGACGCCATCAAGGCATGGAGCGACAAGGAGTTCATCGGCGCGACCGGCGTACTCTCCCCTGAAGAGGTCTCGATCGACGGCAGTGAAGTCACCGTCATCGGCGATTGGCGCTCAACACATGCGAATGGTCGATCCTCGTTCACCTTCTCCGTCGACGGCGACAAACTGAACCGGATGACGATCCGCGAGGGCTGA
- a CDS encoding TetR/AcrR family transcriptional regulator: MTEEASLDTRTRLLNAAADLIAAAPGEDFSLRAVCDAVGVKMPTLYHFFGNKQGLIEAVIERGFDMYLSAKSASESSGDPIQDLRMGWDAHVSFGLENPGFYTLMYGKVRPGYSPEAQSKPSEILRSLTRRAEEQGRLVVGYEQAAAHILATNIGVTLRLIIQGRADPDLSAGVREGVLAAITGTAQASEKGQRLGHSVIECAAAHPEILGTVETQLLIQWISRLGESEGAGQGQ, encoded by the coding sequence ATGACAGAAGAAGCTTCGCTCGATACACGGACTCGGCTGCTCAATGCGGCCGCGGACCTCATTGCGGCGGCCCCCGGGGAGGACTTCTCGCTGCGGGCGGTCTGCGACGCCGTGGGTGTGAAGATGCCGACTCTGTATCACTTCTTCGGCAACAAGCAGGGGCTCATCGAGGCTGTGATCGAACGTGGCTTCGACATGTATCTGTCGGCCAAGTCAGCCTCCGAATCCAGTGGCGATCCGATCCAGGACCTGCGAATGGGCTGGGATGCGCACGTGTCATTCGGGTTGGAGAACCCGGGCTTCTATACGCTCATGTACGGCAAGGTCAGGCCCGGTTATTCGCCGGAGGCGCAGTCGAAGCCGAGCGAGATCCTTCGTTCGCTGACGCGACGGGCCGAGGAGCAGGGGCGGCTCGTGGTCGGCTATGAACAGGCTGCGGCCCACATCCTGGCGACGAACATCGGAGTGACGCTGCGACTGATCATCCAGGGCCGAGCCGATCCGGATCTCTCAGCAGGCGTGCGTGAGGGCGTGCTCGCAGCGATCACCGGAACAGCGCAGGCCAGCGAAAAGGGGCAGCGCTTGGGGCACTCTGTGATCGAATGCGCGGCAGCGCACCCGGAAATCCTCGGCACAGTCGAGACCCAGCTGCTCATCCAATGGATCAGCCGCCTCGGCGAGAGTGAGGGGGCAGGGCAGGGTCAGTGA
- a CDS encoding ArsR/SmtB family transcription factor translates to MRTLEHPERDEMRLDTVLAALADPIRRHIACRLNNTDHNHACATFELPVSKSTSTYHFRTLREAGVIRQEYQGTSIMNSLRKDDLDARFPGLLDAVFTAQNIEGGAAVVSS, encoded by the coding sequence ATGAGAACCCTTGAACACCCCGAACGGGATGAGATGCGGCTCGATACCGTGCTCGCCGCGCTTGCCGACCCGATTCGCCGGCACATCGCCTGCCGCCTGAACAACACAGACCACAATCACGCCTGCGCCACATTCGAGCTGCCGGTATCGAAGTCAACGTCGACCTACCACTTCAGGACACTGCGCGAGGCCGGCGTGATCCGCCAGGAGTATCAGGGCACCTCGATCATGAACTCGCTGCGCAAGGACGACCTCGACGCCCGCTTCCCCGGTCTGCTCGACGCCGTCTTCACCGCCCAGAATATTGAGGGCGGAGCGGCGGTCGTCTCGAGCTGA
- a CDS encoding zinc-binding dehydrogenase, translating into MEKPVPKVAVLEEINGPITLQDFPDPQPSPGGALVEVALGGICGTDVHLRTGHLNVPLPLAMGHEAVGWIRKLGDGLTTDVEGQPLAVGDRVVWANNIPCGSCHECLVLKEPTLCLNRKIYGINRRASDFPHLQGGWAEMIVLEAGTTIIKIPDSVSFEEVITLGCAGPTAIHGVVENLKIEPGSVVAVQGAGPVGLASAMYAKAMGAALVVILGGPTSRIEMALQIGAADAGVDMDSYPTAPERLDAFRQLTPHGGGADVVIECAGVPSAVAESIDLARPNGQLLVLGQYTDHGPTPINPHLITKKQLKVFGSWGFAPAHYVKYVKSLPQLVKNHDLASILSVYPLEEINDALADVASGSVTKAALRPGTKNEA; encoded by the coding sequence ATGGAGAAGCCTGTGCCTAAAGTTGCTGTTCTCGAAGAAATCAATGGACCCATCACCTTGCAGGACTTTCCGGATCCCCAACCTTCTCCTGGAGGCGCCCTCGTCGAGGTAGCATTAGGAGGAATCTGCGGAACGGACGTCCATCTGCGAACTGGACACCTGAATGTCCCGCTGCCCCTGGCGATGGGGCACGAGGCCGTCGGCTGGATTCGGAAGCTAGGCGATGGCCTCACCACAGACGTCGAAGGACAACCCCTTGCGGTGGGCGACCGGGTGGTCTGGGCGAACAATATCCCTTGTGGTTCCTGCCACGAGTGCCTAGTGCTCAAGGAACCGACTCTGTGCTTGAATCGGAAAATCTATGGCATTAATCGTCGTGCATCAGATTTCCCCCACCTGCAGGGGGGTTGGGCCGAGATGATAGTCCTGGAGGCCGGAACAACGATCATCAAGATCCCCGACTCGGTGAGTTTCGAGGAGGTCATCACCTTGGGGTGTGCCGGTCCAACGGCAATCCATGGGGTGGTCGAGAACCTCAAGATTGAACCGGGGTCCGTCGTCGCCGTTCAGGGCGCTGGACCCGTGGGCCTGGCCTCCGCCATGTATGCCAAAGCCATGGGTGCTGCACTTGTCGTGATACTTGGCGGGCCCACCTCTCGCATTGAAATGGCGCTACAAATAGGGGCTGCAGACGCGGGTGTTGATATGGACTCTTACCCGACCGCTCCGGAACGTCTGGACGCGTTCCGACAGCTCACCCCGCATGGCGGAGGGGCAGACGTGGTCATCGAGTGTGCCGGTGTTCCCTCAGCTGTTGCCGAGTCCATCGACTTGGCACGTCCAAATGGGCAGCTATTGGTGCTGGGCCAATACACGGACCATGGGCCCACGCCCATCAACCCGCATCTGATCACCAAAAAGCAACTGAAGGTGTTCGGATCGTGGGGGTTTGCTCCGGCCCACTACGTTAAGTACGTCAAGTCGCTGCCCCAGCTCGTCAAGAACCACGACTTGGCCTCCATCCTCTCCGTCTACCCCCTGGAGGAGATCAACGACGCTCTCGCTGACGTGGCTTCCGGATCAGTCACGAAGGCTGCGCTTAGGCCCGGCACCAAGAACGAGGCATGA
- a CDS encoding SDR family oxidoreductase encodes MTDQSLQGKHILIAGGGKNLGGLIARQAAEAGADIAIHYNSESSRTEAEATLAAVESSGAKGVLLTGDLTRPANVEKLFADATSALGTIDIAVNTTGKVLRKPIADTTEDEYDSMFDINSKAAYFFIKEAGKHLADNGKIITIVTALLAAFTDGYSTYAGGKSPVEHFTRAAAKEYGDRGISVTAIAPGPMDTPFFYGQETPERVEFHKSQGMGNQLTKIEDIAPIVRFLATEGWWITGQTIFANGGYTTR; translated from the coding sequence ATGACCGATCAATCACTCCAGGGCAAGCACATCCTCATCGCCGGCGGCGGCAAGAATCTGGGCGGGCTCATCGCCCGGCAGGCCGCCGAGGCGGGTGCTGATATCGCCATCCACTACAACTCCGAGTCCTCCCGCACCGAGGCCGAGGCCACGCTCGCCGCGGTCGAGTCGAGCGGGGCCAAAGGCGTACTCCTGACCGGAGACCTCACCCGGCCCGCCAACGTCGAGAAGCTGTTTGCCGATGCCACCTCGGCGCTGGGAACGATCGACATCGCAGTGAATACGACAGGCAAGGTGCTGCGTAAGCCGATCGCGGACACCACGGAGGACGAGTACGACTCGATGTTCGACATCAACTCCAAGGCCGCGTACTTCTTCATCAAGGAGGCCGGGAAGCACCTGGCGGACAACGGCAAGATCATCACCATCGTCACGGCGCTGCTCGCGGCATTCACTGACGGATATTCGACTTACGCCGGCGGCAAGAGCCCTGTCGAGCACTTCACCAGGGCCGCGGCGAAGGAGTACGGAGATCGCGGAATCTCGGTCACGGCGATTGCCCCGGGGCCGATGGACACCCCGTTCTTCTATGGTCAGGAAACACCCGAACGGGTGGAGTTCCACAAGTCGCAGGGCATGGGCAACCAACTCACGAAGATCGAGGACATCGCGCCGATCGTGCGTTTCCTCGCCACCGAGGGCTGGTGGATCACCGGCCAGACGATCTTCGCCAACGGCGGCTACACCACTCGCTGA
- a CDS encoding fluoride efflux transporter FluC, with translation MSSAPSGNRPVHLRLPYLGLALIGGTFGTAAREAITLIFPSTDGTPWAIFTVNILGAFVLGLLLEALTRMGPDVGRRRRLRILLGTGFMGGFTTYSALATDTASLLGEGDVGAGIIYGLGTVLIGGLATWAGIVAATAWKGRSPNAPVRRTDDDVRGGGGK, from the coding sequence ATGAGCAGTGCCCCCAGCGGCAACAGACCCGTCCACCTTCGCCTGCCCTACCTGGGGCTGGCGCTCATCGGCGGCACCTTCGGCACGGCCGCCCGTGAAGCGATCACACTGATCTTTCCTTCGACAGACGGCACCCCGTGGGCGATCTTCACCGTCAACATCCTCGGCGCATTCGTACTCGGCCTGCTGCTTGAGGCACTGACTCGGATGGGTCCGGATGTGGGCCGCCGACGCCGGCTGCGGATACTGCTCGGAACCGGATTCATGGGCGGATTCACCACGTACAGTGCACTGGCCACGGATACGGCGAGCCTCCTCGGCGAGGGTGATGTCGGGGCCGGGATCATCTATGGGCTGGGCACGGTTCTCATCGGCGGTTTGGCCACCTGGGCGGGCATTGTCGCAGCGACCGCCTGGAAGGGCCGCTCCCCCAACGCGCCGGTGCGGCGAACCGACGATGACGTCCGAGGCGGTGGCGGGAAATGA
- a CDS encoding aminotransferase-like domain-containing protein — MSIASPSASSSASTRPTLPFASRADSLVGSVIDSSVAMLAAYDHDIVKFGMGSPAPDMLPAEDFAQIANSVFTPESFTYGETQGEPILIDALLNYLQETDQIPAEHFGNRERLVITTGGMQGIDLGFKLFVSPGDLVLCEAPTYTNGSATALSYEAEIAEVPVDDEGMQVDALDDIVARAGRAPSVIYTVPTFQNPAGVTMSLARREKLLEFAHRHNSVILEDNPYGTLRFSGEDIPSLSQLSPNDPLIFGVRTFSKFVAPGLRIGWLDIDPELRGLIINAKQTMDSCTSLPTQHMVAKWLNDGNAETHVAHLRSSYGERKNAMTSGLERLFGPEIRSTDPDGGFFLWVTFNDDTINTEDLMPLALEEGVAYIPGTAFSQTGDFTNALRLCFASAEPQRIEEGLQRLRRAVDKYSSARSHARH, encoded by the coding sequence ATGTCAATCGCGAGCCCGTCAGCTTCATCCTCAGCGTCAACGCGCCCCACCCTTCCCTTCGCCAGCCGGGCCGACAGCCTCGTCGGCTCTGTCATCGATTCCTCCGTGGCGATGCTCGCCGCCTACGACCACGACATCGTCAAATTCGGTATGGGCTCACCTGCCCCCGATATGCTGCCGGCCGAGGACTTCGCTCAGATCGCGAACAGCGTCTTCACTCCGGAGAGCTTCACCTACGGGGAGACGCAGGGCGAGCCGATCCTCATCGACGCTCTGCTGAACTACCTCCAGGAGACCGATCAGATCCCGGCCGAGCACTTCGGCAACCGTGAACGCCTGGTCATCACCACCGGTGGTATGCAAGGAATCGACCTCGGGTTCAAGCTCTTCGTCAGCCCCGGCGACCTCGTCCTCTGCGAGGCCCCCACATACACGAACGGCTCGGCCACGGCGCTGAGTTATGAAGCTGAGATCGCCGAGGTGCCGGTTGATGACGAGGGCATGCAGGTGGATGCGCTCGACGACATCGTGGCCCGGGCCGGTCGCGCCCCCTCGGTGATCTATACGGTCCCGACGTTCCAGAACCCGGCAGGTGTGACGATGTCACTGGCCCGCCGTGAGAAGCTCCTCGAGTTCGCCCACCGCCACAATTCGGTCATCCTCGAGGACAACCCCTACGGCACCCTGCGCTTCTCCGGGGAGGACATCCCCTCACTCAGCCAGCTCAGCCCCAATGATCCGCTGATCTTCGGCGTGCGCACCTTCTCGAAGTTCGTCGCCCCCGGCCTGCGCATCGGCTGGCTCGACATCGATCCCGAGCTGCGCGGCCTCATCATCAACGCCAAGCAGACCATGGACTCGTGCACGAGCCTGCCCACCCAGCACATGGTCGCGAAATGGCTTAACGACGGCAATGCCGAGACCCACGTGGCCCACCTGCGCAGCTCCTACGGCGAGCGCAAGAATGCCATGACGTCCGGGCTGGAACGACTCTTCGGACCCGAGATCCGGTCGACTGATCCCGATGGAGGCTTCTTCCTGTGGGTGACGTTCAACGACGACACCATCAACACCGAGGACCTCATGCCCCTGGCGCTGGAAGAAGGCGTGGCCTACATTCCCGGGACCGCGTTCTCCCAGACCGGTGACTTCACGAACGCGCTGCGCCTGTGCTTCGCCTCGGCGGAACCGCAGCGCATCGAAGAAGGTCTGCAGCGTCTGCGCCGTGCCGTCGACAAGTACTCGTCGGCACGTTCACACGCCCGTCACTGA
- a CDS encoding DinB family protein produces the protein MADSKERDIRTAPIDEQLPAFVDEHRGKLLACLDGMSEDEARRSLVPSRTTLLSLAKHAIFVETVWFGEVVTGRHRTDYGMPNDSSDSFILAEEDTVASITEAYRQAAERSHRAVEGMTLDTVLTGHRSGPLPLRWVYLHMLRELAQHCGHAEILREQVVAQRTQGAGA, from the coding sequence ATGGCCGATTCCAAAGAGCGTGATATCAGGACTGCTCCCATCGATGAGCAGCTGCCTGCCTTCGTCGATGAACATCGCGGCAAGCTCCTGGCGTGCCTGGACGGCATGAGTGAGGACGAGGCCCGGCGGTCCCTGGTGCCCAGTCGGACGACTCTGCTGTCCTTGGCCAAGCACGCGATCTTCGTCGAGACCGTGTGGTTCGGCGAGGTCGTGACGGGACGACATCGAACCGACTACGGGATGCCGAATGACTCCAGCGATTCCTTCATCCTCGCTGAGGAGGATACGGTGGCCAGCATCACCGAGGCCTATCGGCAGGCTGCCGAGCGCTCACATCGTGCGGTGGAGGGGATGACTCTCGATACGGTGCTCACCGGGCACCGGTCGGGACCGCTGCCGCTGCGTTGGGTCTACCTTCACATGCTGCGTGAGCTGGCACAGCATTGTGGGCATGCGGAGATCCTGCGTGAACAGGTCGTTGCGCAGCGGACTCAGGGAGCTGGGGCGTAG
- a CDS encoding GlsB/YeaQ/YmgE family stress response membrane protein: MGFIAYLVLGLIAAVIAKMILPGRQGGGWIPTLVVGVLGAIVGGWIGTALFGVSVDSFFEISSWLCAIGGSIIVLIIWGLITGRKGAKERR; encoded by the coding sequence ATGGGTTTCATCGCTTACCTCGTCCTCGGCCTGATTGCCGCCGTCATCGCAAAAATGATCCTTCCCGGACGTCAGGGCGGAGGCTGGATCCCCACCCTCGTCGTCGGTGTCCTCGGAGCCATCGTCGGCGGCTGGATCGGCACTGCACTCTTCGGCGTCAGCGTCGATTCGTTCTTCGAAATCTCCTCCTGGCTCTGCGCCATCGGCGGCTCGATCATCGTCCTCATCATCTGGGGACTCATTACGGGACGCAAAGGCGCCAAAGAGCGTCGCTGA